The following are encoded together in the Nitrospirota bacterium genome:
- a CDS encoding NIL domain-containing protein, with protein MMKKRVKLTFPQDLIKEPVIFSMAKQFTVMPNIRRARITETVGEMVLELEGDDDNLDKGIAFLKGKGIEVEMVEGDVIE; from the coding sequence ATGATGAAAAAACGCGTGAAGCTGACCTTTCCTCAGGATCTTATCAAGGAACCGGTGATCTTTTCCATGGCGAAGCAGTTTACGGTGATGCCGAACATCAGGCGGGCCAGGATCACGGAAACGGTTGGAGAGATGGTGCTTGAGCTGGAGGGAGATGATGATAACCTCGATAAGGGCATCGCGTTTCTGAAGGGAAAAGGAATTGAAGTTGAGATGGTAGAGGGCGACGTAATCGAATAG
- a CDS encoding MoaD/ThiS family protein: MAVKVRIPTPLQKLTQGKEEVDGITGTIIALVNDLDRNYPGLAERVSENNKIRRFVNIYVNDEDIRFLNAEETLVKDGDEVSIVPAIAGGAC; encoded by the coding sequence ATGGCAGTGAAAGTAAGAATACCGACACCGCTTCAGAAACTGACACAGGGCAAGGAAGAGGTCGATGGGATTACCGGAACAATCATTGCGCTGGTGAACGACCTTGACAGGAATTATCCGGGTCTGGCGGAGAGAGTTTCAGAAAACAACAAGATCCGAAGGTTCGTCAACATCTATGTCAACGATGAGGACATACGATTCCTGAATGCCGAGGAGACATTGGTCAAGGACGGCGATGAGGTGTCCATTGTCCCTGCAATCGCAGGCGGAGCCTGCTAG